GCGGGAACCCTTTTTTTTAAAAAAGGGTTCCCGCCCCCGGTTCTCCTCCTCTCTCCCGCAAGGAAACATCATGAGCAGGGTGTTTGGGATCATAGGGCATCCGCTGGGGCACACGCTGAGTCCTTTGGTGCACAATTGGGGCTTCAAGCGCTTTGGGATCAAGGCCCGGTATGAGGCTTGGCCGACGTTGCCCGAGGAGCTTGGGGCGTTCATGGTTCGGCTGCGCGAGACGCCGGTGGAGGGCCTCAGCGTCACCATTCCGCACAAGACGCCGGTCATGGCCTATGTCGATGCCGTAACGGACCTTGGCCGGTCGGTCGGGGCCGTCAACACGCTGTACTGGCGCGACGGGGAGCTGTGGGCGGAAAATACCGACGTCGAGGGCTTTTGCCGGCCGCTGGTCCTGCGCGGCATCGCGCCGCGCGCCGCCTTGATCCTCGGCTGCGGCGGCGTGGCCCGGGCGGCGGTGGCGGGGCTTGTGCGCCTGGGTGTGGAGCGGCTTGCCGTGACGGGGCGCAGCGCGGAAAAAGCCGCTGTGTTGGCTGGAGAATTCGGGCTGGAGCGGGTCGATTGGGACCGCCGGGCGGATTTCCCGGCCGGGCTTTTGGTCAATGCCACACCCATGGGCATGACCGGCCGGCTGGAGGGCCTTTCCCCCTATCCGGCCGAGGCGCTGGGGCCGGACCATGTGGTCTACGATCTGGTCTACACGCCCGATCCCACACACTTCGGCGCCGATGCGCTGGCGGCGGGGGGATTGGTCGTCTCGGGCATGGAAATGTTTCTGTATCAGGCGGTGGAACAGTTTCGCTTGTGGACGGGACGGATTTTGCCCGACGACGAGTTGCGAACGTTGCTGCGGAAAGCGCTTTACGGGGCTTGACGCAGGCAGAGCATCATTATAGCAAATGATTTCAATGCAGCCCGTTTCAATATGCGTTACAGTCTGATATTATTTGCGGTATGCAGCAGTTTATTTCGCTTCTCGATACCAGCACGATGGTGCTCATGTCGGCGATTTTGTTTTTTTCGCTGACTGGAGTTCTTACCTATACATATTTCTATAGAAAGACGTACCCTGGATTCGGCTCTTTCACGCTGGGGCAACTGGCATGGTGCGTCGGCCTTTTTTTGATTTTCTTCAGAGTGCTCGGCCCGGATCCCTCGTTGATTATCGGAAACAGCCTGATATTTTTGCAAGGGATTCTTTGGTATCGCGGCATTGCCCTGTATGGTGGAATAGATCATATCGGTCTGCGCAATTCCTTTACGATCGCCCTGGCTGTGCTCTGCGAATCGTGCCTGCTCTATTATACATTCGTCGATTTCGACACCTGCCGGAGAGTCTTTGTTTTTTCGACGTATTGCATGCTCGTCTACGGACGCATCGCCATAGAGCCTTTTGTTGTGCGCAACTGGCGTACTTATTCGATGCAAACTGTTTTTTCCGGGTTTCTTTTTTTCATTTCCGTCTCCTACGCCTTTCGTGCCAATGAATCGCTGGACGCGCTACAGTGCGCTCTTGGCGGCCCGGACCCCATCGTCAAGACGCTGCTTTTGGCCAGCATGCTTCTGATCCCGCTTTTGGCGTTCTGCCTGCTTTCCATGACGTCTGGCCGCGTTGAGGCGGAACTGCGCGAGGCCCGCGATGCGTTGCGCAAACAGGCGCAGACGGATTTCCTGACCGGTCTGCCCAACCGGCGGCATTTCCTACACCTGGCCGAAAAGGCCCTGGATCGGGCCAGGGAGCGTGGCGAGCCGGTGAGCTTCATCATGCTCGATCTGGACTATTTCAAGGACATCAACGACACCTACGGGCATCAGACCGGGGATGTCGTGCTGCGGGCCGTGGCCCGACGGCTGGCCGAGGCGCTTCGGGACGGCGACGAAATCGGACGCCTTGGCGGCGAGGAATTCGGCGTGTTGCTGCCGGGCCTGGACGGGAAGGACGCGGAA
The DNA window shown above is from Solidesulfovibrio fructosivorans JJ] and carries:
- a CDS encoding GGDEF domain-containing protein, encoding MQTVFSGFLFFISVSYAFRANESLDALQCALGGPDPIVKTLLLASMLLIPLLAFCLLSMTSGRVEAELREARDALRKQAQTDFLTGLPNRRHFLHLAEKALDRARERGEPVSFIMLDLDYFKDINDTYGHQTGDVVLRAVARRLAEALRDGDEIGRLGGEEFGVLLPGLDGKDAEEVAERLRQAVAALSPGGHTVTASLGMASGATGLNALLARADGCLYAAKGAGRNRVVAQACPMVESPEGASI
- a CDS encoding shikimate dehydrogenase family protein, yielding MSRVFGIIGHPLGHTLSPLVHNWGFKRFGIKARYEAWPTLPEELGAFMVRLRETPVEGLSVTIPHKTPVMAYVDAVTDLGRSVGAVNTLYWRDGELWAENTDVEGFCRPLVLRGIAPRAALILGCGGVARAAVAGLVRLGVERLAVTGRSAEKAAVLAGEFGLERVDWDRRADFPAGLLVNATPMGMTGRLEGLSPYPAEALGPDHVVYDLVYTPDPTHFGADALAAGGLVVSGMEMFLYQAVEQFRLWTGRILPDDELRTLLRKALYGA